One candidate division TA06 bacterium DNA segment encodes these proteins:
- a CDS encoding aminoglycoside phosphotransferase family protein translates to MASLFPKIDDPAISSLRIASDKEAMTQLFKETMPGVQNHMRDLEISSARVVKHRPGRRCTILYDLSQGRRQVYVKIYYNKRGKGILNKMRKLRKACSKALLIPEAFAYLPEHRMLLIEGINGTPLSQLQGSALNSWVRRAAEALAYFHNCDANMTKVWTLRDEIAVLCKRIQILAVNKPKAMPTVLELVTLLWASEPDANIPVRPIHRDFYPGQVIALGDRAAFVDLDDSALGDPAIDVGNFLAHLKLLSFERHSDPGALARERDIFLKCYLESAINMQMGRIVFFEASTLLRLASLASDHPDRTEQTQAMLCQAVELLSSDPLTKE, encoded by the coding sequence ATGGCCTCTCTCTTCCCAAAGATAGATGACCCGGCCATCAGTTCTCTCCGCATTGCCTCAGACAAGGAGGCCATGACTCAGCTCTTCAAAGAGACCATGCCGGGAGTTCAGAACCATATGCGAGATCTGGAAATCAGTTCAGCCCGGGTTGTGAAACACAGGCCGGGCCGGCGCTGTACCATATTGTATGATTTGAGTCAAGGACGGCGGCAGGTATATGTGAAGATATACTACAATAAGAGGGGAAAAGGCATACTTAACAAGATGAGAAAGCTAAGAAAGGCCTGCTCAAAAGCGCTCTTAATTCCTGAGGCTTTCGCCTACCTCCCCGAGCACAGGATGCTACTCATCGAAGGAATTAATGGTACCCCACTCTCTCAGCTTCAAGGCTCGGCTCTCAACTCCTGGGTCAGGCGTGCAGCAGAAGCCCTGGCGTACTTCCATAACTGCGATGCAAACATGACAAAGGTCTGGACTCTGAGGGATGAGATTGCAGTTCTCTGCAAAAGGATACAGATATTGGCTGTGAACAAGCCGAAGGCCATGCCAACAGTCTTGGAACTTGTGACCCTCCTCTGGGCAAGCGAGCCAGATGCAAACATACCGGTCCGCCCGATACATCGCGACTTCTACCCCGGACAGGTGATTGCGCTTGGGGACAGGGCCGCCTTCGTGGATCTGGATGATTCTGCGTTGGGCGATCCTGCCATTGACGTCGGCAACTTCCTGGCCCACTTGAAGCTACTATCATTCGAGCGTCATTCTGATCCAGGGGCTCTCGCCCGTGAAAGAGACATTTTCTTGAAGTGCTATCTGGAGTCAGCGATCAATATGCAAATGGGAAGGATAGTCTTCTTCGAAGCGTCCACTCTCCTCCGGCTGGCAAGCCTCGCGTCGGACCACCCCGACAGGACCGAGCAAACGCAGGCCATGCTTTGCCAGGCAGTCGAACTCCTCTCCTCAGATCCCCTCACCAAAGAGTAG